In Arcobacter ellisii, a genomic segment contains:
- a CDS encoding NAD(P)/FAD-dependent oxidoreductase, translating to MAKNELEEALELVDSEIKKAGISRRDAFKLAGLGSAAFLMGGSEAEANTEAKASEATGKIVIVGGGLAGISTAARLVNTLSNPDITIIEPNPKSVAYQPGTTLIASGVYKREDVDYDTKDFLPKGVTLLKDRAVDFNPEANKIELESGETLTYDFLIVAAGLALDYGAIKGFEEIGDAYSAGDASKILKVFGDTGITSVYNIDSAVAMWEQMQKFIQKAKDGQKVKGVFTDPNTAIKCGGAPKKVMYLTNARLNEAKARANAELTFYADSGKLFGVKEYADAIEKQFIARDMKWNFNHNLVGVDISKKIAIFDKHWQEKGAYDKDLEEYEMVTKHQNVEVPFDFLHVTPPQKAPDEIGKSAIGSAKGWVPVDKETLQHVKYKNIFSLGDIAAVPMGKTGGTVRKQYKVLVDNLVSVMEGKEPTAKFAGYTVCPLITDIGKVMLAEFDWTAKPTPSFPLDPTQERYIWWLLKVYLLKPMTQYGMLSGKA from the coding sequence ATGGCTAAAAATGAACTTGAAGAAGCATTAGAGCTAGTCGATTCAGAAATTAAAAAAGCAGGAATTTCAAGAAGGGATGCTTTTAAATTAGCAGGACTTGGAAGTGCTGCTTTTTTAATGGGTGGAAGTGAAGCAGAAGCTAATACAGAAGCAAAAGCTAGTGAAGCAACTGGGAAAATTGTTATTGTTGGTGGAGGATTAGCAGGTATTTCAACTGCAGCAAGATTAGTAAATACTTTATCAAATCCTGATATCACAATTATTGAACCAAACCCAAAATCAGTTGCTTATCAACCAGGAACTACTTTAATCGCTTCTGGTGTTTATAAAAGAGAAGATGTTGATTACGATACAAAAGATTTCTTACCAAAAGGTGTAACTTTATTAAAAGATAGAGCTGTAGATTTTAATCCTGAAGCAAATAAAATTGAATTAGAATCAGGTGAAACATTGACATATGACTTTTTAATTGTTGCAGCTGGATTAGCATTAGATTATGGTGCTATTAAAGGATTTGAAGAAATAGGTGATGCATATAGTGCAGGTGATGCTTCAAAAATTTTAAAAGTATTTGGAGATACAGGAATTACATCTGTTTATAATATAGATTCTGCTGTTGCTATGTGGGAACAAATGCAAAAATTTATACAAAAAGCTAAAGATGGACAAAAAGTAAAAGGTGTATTTACAGACCCAAATACTGCAATAAAATGTGGTGGAGCACCTAAAAAAGTTATGTATTTAACAAATGCTAGATTAAATGAAGCAAAAGCTAGAGCAAATGCTGAATTAACTTTTTATGCAGATAGTGGAAAATTATTTGGTGTAAAAGAGTATGCTGATGCAATTGAAAAACAATTTATTGCAAGAGATATGAAATGGAATTTTAACCACAATTTAGTTGGTGTAGATATTTCTAAAAAAATTGCTATATTTGACAAACATTGGCAAGAAAAAGGTGCATATGATAAAGATTTAGAAGAGTATGAAATGGTAACTAAACACCAAAATGTAGAAGTACCATTTGATTTCTTACATGTAACTCCTCCACAAAAAGCTCCTGATGAAATTGGAAAATCTGCAATTGGTTCAGCAAAAGGTTGGGTACCAGTTGATAAAGAAACATTACAACACGTAAAATATAAAAATATCTTCTCATTAGGTGATATTGCAGCTGTTCCTATGGGAAAAACAGGTGGAACAGTTAGAAAACAATATAAAGTTTTAGTTGACAATTTAGTTTCTGTTATGGAAGGTAAAGAACCAACAGCAAAATTTGCTGGATATACAGTTTGTCCATTAATTACTGATATTGGAAAAGTTATGCTTGCAGAATTTGATTGGACAGCAAAACCAACTCCATCATTCCCTCTTGACCCAACTCAAGAAAGATATATTTGGTGGTTATTAAAAGTTTATTTATTAAAACCAATGACTCAATATGGTATGTTAAGCGGAAAAGCGTAA
- a CDS encoding complement resistance protein TraT, which produces MNKIKTFGLSIAVATLFFSGCATTELQTNAKMTQSVFINPVAKSKRLIFVSSKNTSGQKINLENSILNELQTKGYTVVDDPEQATYVLMMNVLYCDKKQENNAVGGALGAGAAGAGIAAYNGGGAGKTIGVGLGAALVGGLIAKATEDTIYQMQVDIMIREKASGKVYTSSATANGQSSVSDSSKAGFMNSFGGNIKNTDASGKLNSNMANATAQQYETDYIEHKTMLFAEATKMNLTLQEATPILEKQIASQIAGLF; this is translated from the coding sequence ATGAATAAAATTAAAACATTTGGATTAAGTATAGCTGTGGCAACTCTGTTTTTTTCAGGTTGTGCAACAACTGAATTACAAACAAATGCGAAAATGACACAAAGTGTGTTTATTAATCCTGTAGCAAAAAGTAAAAGATTAATATTTGTATCAAGTAAAAATACAAGTGGACAAAAAATAAATCTTGAAAATAGTATATTAAATGAATTACAAACAAAAGGTTATACAGTTGTTGATGACCCAGAACAAGCAACATACGTTTTGATGATGAATGTATTATATTGTGATAAAAAACAAGAAAATAATGCAGTTGGTGGAGCTTTAGGAGCTGGTGCTGCAGGTGCAGGAATTGCAGCTTATAATGGTGGAGGAGCTGGAAAAACAATTGGTGTTGGTTTAGGAGCTGCACTTGTTGGTGGATTAATAGCAAAAGCAACAGAAGACACTATTTATCAAATGCAAGTTGATATAATGATTAGAGAAAAAGCTTCAGGAAAAGTTTATACTTCAAGTGCGACAGCAAATGGACAATCAAGTGTAAGTGATTCGAGTAAAGCTGGATTTATGAATAGTTTTGGAGGAAATATCAAAAATACTGATGCCTCTGGAAAATTAAATTCAAATATGGCAAATGCAACTGCTCAACAATATGAAACAGATTATATAGAACATAAAACGATGTTATTTGCAGAAGCAACAAAAATGAATTTAACATTACAAGAAGCTACACCAATTTTAGAAAAACAAATTGCAAGTCAAATTGCAGGATTATTCTAA
- a CDS encoding cytochrome C, whose product MKLLKLVIASTLALSVASTSLSADAVKGQKFFSKLLKEPCGMTGAKFAAKHTQEEWKQIKESGKFEEEIIKICPNVKAGDVKESAIEHIFDFSVEFASDSGNVPSC is encoded by the coding sequence ATGAAATTATTAAAATTAGTTATTGCTAGTACATTAGCTCTAAGTGTGGCATCTACGTCTTTATCTGCTGATGCAGTAAAAGGTCAAAAATTTTTTAGTAAATTACTAAAAGAACCTTGTGGTATGACAGGAGCAAAATTTGCTGCAAAACATACTCAAGAAGAATGGAAACAAATAAAAGAGTCTGGAAAATTTGAAGAAGAAATTATTAAAATTTGTCCAAATGTAAAAGCTGGTGATGTTAAAGAATCTGCAATTGAACATATATTTGATTTTTCAGTTGAATTTGCAAGTGATTCTGGAAACGTTCCATCTTGCTAA
- the thrS gene encoding threonine--tRNA ligase gives MEPIGILKDGQIYDLQTAEALNIQGEEIKADDSKESLDILRHSCAHLMAQAIKELYPEAKFFVGPVVKEGFYYDFKVESKISDDDLSTIEKKMKEIADRKLPITRHETSKEEFYEKFKNDELKQAVLKNIKDETLTIYKQGDFEDLCRGPHLPNTRMIRSFKLTRVAGAYLGGDEKNEMITRIYGIAFFDKQALFDYTRMLEEAKKRDHRKLGTELELFTFNDDVGAGLPMWLPKGARLRSKLEHLLYKAHRIRGYEPVRGPEILKAEMWKISGHYANYKENMYFTTIDDQEYGIKPMNCVGHIQIFKNNLVSYKELPKKLFEYGVVHRHEMSGAMHGLFRVREFTQDDSHIFCTQDQIKQVIFEVLEFVDTLLKAFDFKYEIEVSTKPEKAIGDDIFWEKTTKGIMDALDENNISYGIDEGGGAFYGPKIDIKILDAIGRKWQCGTVQVDMNLPSRFEVEYINEKGEKEQPVMIHRAILGSFERFIGILTEHCAGEFPFIIAPTQVIFVPIADSHVEYAKELQKCLLENDMDSEIYNMNESLNKRIRMAEKQRVPMIVVIGDEEVANKSVALRNRRTREQSNMSKDEFISMLNEIKNGSKI, from the coding sequence TTGGAACCTATTGGTATATTAAAAGATGGTCAAATTTATGACCTTCAAACTGCAGAAGCGTTAAATATCCAAGGAGAAGAGATTAAAGCTGATGATTCAAAAGAATCTTTAGATATTTTAAGACACTCATGTGCTCACTTAATGGCTCAAGCTATCAAAGAACTTTATCCTGAAGCAAAATTCTTCGTTGGACCTGTTGTAAAAGAAGGCTTTTACTATGATTTCAAAGTAGAGAGTAAAATTTCAGATGACGATTTATCTACTATTGAAAAGAAAATGAAAGAAATTGCTGATAGAAAACTTCCTATCACAAGACATGAAACCTCAAAAGAAGAATTCTATGAAAAGTTCAAAAATGATGAATTAAAACAAGCTGTTCTTAAAAATATCAAAGATGAAACTTTAACAATCTATAAGCAAGGTGATTTTGAAGATTTATGTAGAGGTCCTCACTTACCAAATACAAGAATGATAAGAAGTTTCAAACTAACAAGAGTAGCTGGTGCTTATCTTGGTGGTGATGAAAAAAATGAAATGATTACAAGAATCTATGGGATTGCATTCTTTGATAAACAAGCTTTATTTGATTATACAAGAATGCTTGAAGAAGCTAAAAAAAGAGACCATAGAAAATTAGGAACAGAATTAGAACTATTTACATTCAATGATGATGTAGGTGCTGGTCTGCCTATGTGGTTACCAAAAGGTGCAAGATTAAGAAGTAAATTAGAACACCTACTTTATAAAGCGCACAGAATTAGAGGTTATGAACCTGTTAGAGGTCCAGAAATTTTAAAAGCTGAAATGTGGAAAATCTCTGGTCACTATGCAAACTATAAAGAAAATATGTATTTTACAACTATTGATGACCAAGAGTATGGTATTAAACCAATGAACTGTGTTGGACACATTCAAATATTTAAAAATAATCTTGTTTCATATAAAGAACTACCAAAAAAACTTTTTGAATATGGAGTTGTTCATAGACATGAAATGAGTGGTGCAATGCATGGATTATTTAGAGTTAGAGAATTCACTCAAGATGATTCACATATTTTTTGTACACAAGACCAAATAAAACAAGTTATTTTTGAAGTATTAGAGTTTGTTGATACTTTATTAAAAGCTTTTGATTTTAAATATGAAATTGAAGTTTCTACAAAACCAGAAAAAGCAATTGGTGATGATATTTTCTGGGAAAAAACAACAAAAGGTATTATGGATGCCTTAGATGAAAATAATATTTCTTATGGAATTGATGAAGGTGGTGGAGCTTTCTATGGTCCAAAAATTGATATTAAAATTCTTGATGCTATTGGTAGAAAATGGCAATGTGGTACAGTTCAAGTTGATATGAACTTACCTTCAAGATTTGAAGTTGAATATATAAATGAAAAAGGTGAAAAAGAACAACCTGTTATGATTCATAGAGCAATCTTAGGTTCTTTTGAAAGATTTATTGGAATTTTAACTGAACACTGCGCTGGAGAATTCCCATTTATCATTGCTCCAACTCAAGTAATTTTTGTACCAATTGCTGATTCTCATGTTGAATATGCAAAAGAGTTACAAAAATGCTTATTAGAAAATGATATGGATTCTGAAATTTACAACATGAATGAAAGTTTAAATAAAAGAATCAGAATGGCAGAAAAACAAAGAGTTCCAATGATAGTTGTTATTGGAGATGAAGAGGTTGCTAATAAATCTGTTGCATTAAGAAATAGAAGAACTAGAGAACAATCAAATATGAGCAAAGATGAGTTTATATCAATGCTAAATGAAATCAAAAACGGGAGCAAAATTTGA
- the infC gene encoding translation initiation factor IF-3 encodes MNEMITAKEVRCTSDEGTNYGIISTQDALNLADEMGLDLVLVAPDGKPPVAKIMDYGKFRYQQEKKKKEAKKNQKVIVIKEIKLSVKIAENDINYKVKHAREFLEEGNHVKFRVFLKGREMANPQSGIEVLNKIWPMLEDIAIMEKEPKLEGRYVNLLVLPKKD; translated from the coding sequence ATGAATGAAATGATTACAGCTAAAGAAGTTAGATGTACAAGTGATGAAGGAACAAACTACGGAATTATAAGCACACAAGATGCATTAAACCTTGCAGATGAAATGGGCTTAGATTTAGTATTAGTTGCTCCAGATGGTAAACCACCAGTTGCAAAAATTATGGATTATGGTAAATTTAGATACCAACAAGAAAAAAAGAAAAAAGAAGCTAAAAAAAATCAAAAAGTTATTGTTATCAAAGAGATTAAACTTTCAGTTAAAATTGCAGAAAATGACATTAATTATAAAGTAAAACATGCAAGAGAATTCTTAGAAGAAGGAAACCATGTAAAATTTAGAGTTTTTCTAAAAGGTAGAGAAATGGCTAATCCTCAATCAGGAATTGAAGTTTTAAATAAAATCTGGCCAATGCTTGAAGATATTGCAATTATGGAAAAAGAACCAAAACTTGAAGGAAGATACGTTAACTTATTAGTTCTTCCTAAAAAAGACTAA
- a CDS encoding DUF3373 family protein, which translates to MKKNLIRLSVVAALTTSSFASDINKEMLNQIQALKAQIEALEKKVAEQDVKQQAQTSAVTTVDEKRIEKIEKKLDTVSNTATAAKIQSGNDNLKWDVDFRTQVDNIQYKHADGSKSENNALLTNRLWLGMAYKADDNSSFHGKLSYNKAFGDTANHSQSNTNPGYANFDWVTNENATDNTIKLKEAYWLYTQEKLFGSDIPWAASVGRRPSTDGLPINIRNDQQANSPLSHVVDVEFDGFSIKFDTDTLTGLTGSWLKICGGRGLTNAVPRFDMFSPAYSQDDDKNVDVDMLGFIAVPYDDGQYSVHMNYAKAWNLIGFDGQSLQSFNTAYGAYQSSPSSTTAYNLQMATPSFKDVGDIDFATILFKTEGIGDGISDYLDNTIAFASFAASKTNPNSLGMLGSTDSETGTSVWLGINAPCPITPDVAKIGFEWNKGSKYWRSMTYGEDTYAGSKIATRGQAWEVYRNQQLTKSLTWGVSYVFMDYDYTGSNSFFGADGTPMTMSQAQAAGQNPVAEAQDVRTYIRYKF; encoded by the coding sequence ATGAAAAAAAATTTGATTAGATTATCAGTAGTCGCTGCGCTAACTACTTCTTCTTTTGCAAGTGATATAAACAAAGAAATGCTTAACCAAATTCAAGCTTTAAAAGCACAAATTGAAGCTTTAGAAAAAAAAGTTGCAGAACAAGATGTAAAACAACAAGCACAAACATCTGCTGTTACAACAGTTGATGAAAAAAGAATTGAAAAAATTGAAAAAAAACTTGATACAGTTTCAAACACTGCAACTGCTGCAAAAATCCAAAGTGGAAATGATAATTTAAAATGGGATGTTGATTTTAGAACTCAAGTTGATAATATTCAATACAAACACGCAGATGGTTCAAAATCAGAAAACAATGCACTTTTAACAAATAGATTATGGTTAGGAATGGCTTATAAAGCTGATGATAATTCATCTTTCCATGGAAAATTATCTTACAATAAAGCATTTGGAGATACAGCAAATCATTCTCAATCAAATACAAATCCAGGGTATGCAAATTTTGATTGGGTTACAAATGAAAATGCAACAGATAATACAATAAAACTAAAAGAGGCTTATTGGTTATATACTCAAGAAAAACTTTTTGGTTCTGATATTCCATGGGCTGCTTCAGTTGGTAGACGTCCTTCAACTGATGGATTACCAATTAATATTAGAAATGACCAACAAGCAAACTCTCCATTATCTCATGTAGTTGATGTAGAATTTGATGGTTTCTCTATCAAATTTGATACAGATACATTAACAGGTCTAACTGGTTCTTGGTTAAAAATTTGTGGAGGAAGAGGGTTAACAAACGCTGTTCCTAGATTTGATATGTTTAGTCCAGCTTATTCACAAGATGACGATAAAAATGTTGATGTAGATATGTTAGGATTTATTGCTGTTCCTTACGATGATGGTCAATATTCTGTTCACATGAATTATGCAAAAGCTTGGAATTTGATTGGATTTGATGGACAATCTTTACAAAGCTTTAACACTGCATATGGGGCATATCAATCGTCTCCTTCTTCAACAACAGCCTATAACTTACAAATGGCAACACCATCATTTAAAGATGTTGGAGATATAGATTTCGCAACAATTTTATTCAAAACAGAAGGAATTGGTGATGGTATTTCTGATTATTTAGACAATACAATTGCTTTTGCATCTTTTGCAGCAAGTAAAACTAACCCAAATTCATTAGGAATGTTAGGTTCAACTGATTCTGAAACTGGAACTTCTGTTTGGTTAGGAATCAATGCACCATGTCCTATAACTCCTGATGTTGCAAAAATTGGCTTTGAATGGAATAAAGGAAGTAAATACTGGAGATCTATGACTTATGGTGAAGATACGTATGCAGGAAGTAAAATTGCAACTCGTGGTCAAGCTTGGGAAGTATATAGAAATCAACAACTTACAAAATCTCTAACTTGGGGAGTAAGTTATGTATTTATGGATTATGATTATACAGGTTCAAACTCTTTCTTTGGAGCTGATGGAACACCAATGACAATGTCACAAGCACAAGCTGCTGGTCAAAATCCTGTAGCAGAAGCACAAGACGTTAGAACTTATATAAGATATAAATTCTAA
- a CDS encoding rhodanese-like domain-containing protein, with the protein MKRVLKNSVLISFLLFNGFVYSQEVESLNKPTEAVYELIKKYNLEEVDFNYVKSAIGNGNRNSVSSILIDARPEIKYQRGTIPSSLNIPDTNFDEYYNILKDIPKDKELIVYCGGYNCTKSPTVAKLLRDKGHKNVKVYSAGEPEWAKKSYLEIDTSVVKVYQENNSAFIVDARPYVKFLQETIPGAISIPDTELDKLIGRFPINKNEKIVIFCGGFSCEKSHIIANKLISLDYKDVTVYAGGLPAWKESGLGTTANAKVKKEEKTEKKEQFSKNGMKLGVDEGSVDGEWLKKLILEDKVPEFIQIVDVTAPNEFKNGHIKGAINIEAAKLTAEELISKLPKGKTIIFNCTAGGRSIEAWAKLKAKKFDISEIYYLDANISCKGNDCKIDVNEPLE; encoded by the coding sequence ATGAAAAGAGTTTTAAAAAATAGTGTTTTGATTTCATTTCTGTTATTTAACGGATTTGTTTATTCACAAGAAGTAGAGAGTTTAAATAAACCAACAGAAGCTGTTTATGAATTAATTAAAAAATATAATCTTGAAGAGGTTGATTTTAATTATGTTAAAAGTGCAATTGGTAATGGAAATAGAAATTCTGTAAGTTCTATTTTGATTGATGCAAGACCTGAAATAAAATATCAAAGAGGAACAATTCCTTCAAGTTTAAATATTCCTGATACTAATTTTGATGAGTATTATAATATTTTAAAAGATATTCCAAAGGATAAAGAGCTTATTGTTTATTGTGGTGGATATAACTGCACAAAAAGTCCAACTGTTGCTAAACTTTTAAGAGATAAAGGGCATAAAAATGTAAAAGTTTATTCTGCTGGTGAACCTGAATGGGCTAAAAAAAGTTATTTAGAAATTGATACTTCAGTTGTGAAAGTTTATCAAGAAAATAATTCAGCTTTTATTGTAGATGCAAGACCTTATGTAAAATTTTTACAAGAGACAATTCCTGGAGCAATTTCAATTCCTGATACAGAATTAGATAAATTAATTGGAAGATTTCCTATTAATAAAAATGAAAAGATTGTAATTTTTTGTGGTGGATTTAGTTGTGAAAAATCTCATATTATTGCAAATAAACTAATCTCTTTAGATTATAAAGATGTTACTGTTTATGCAGGTGGACTTCCTGCTTGGAAAGAGAGTGGACTTGGAACAACTGCAAATGCTAAAGTAAAAAAAGAAGAAAAAACTGAGAAAAAAGAGCAATTTAGCAAAAACGGAATGAAGCTTGGAGTTGATGAAGGAAGTGTTGATGGGGAATGGCTTAAAAAGTTGATTCTTGAGGACAAAGTACCTGAATTTATACAAATTGTTGATGTAACTGCACCAAATGAGTTTAAAAATGGTCATATAAAAGGTGCAATAAATATCGAAGCAGCAAAATTAACAGCTGAAGAGTTAATTAGTAAGTTACCAAAAGGAAAAACAATTATTTTTAATTGTACAGCAGGCGGTAGATCTATAGAAGCTTGGGCTAAATTAAAAGCTAAGAAATTTGATATTTCAGAGATTTATTATTTAGATGCAAATATTTCTTGCAAAGGTAATGATTGTAAAATTGATGTAAATGAACCATTAGAATAA
- a CDS encoding NFACT RNA binding domain-containing protein, which yields MKYFLLKEIVNYLKENAQIIKSIRRIDNNLIITEFNNKNILYFDISKGNATIFKHKKILSSKKDFNAPFDVSLQKRFSNSKIENIELYNDDKILNIKVNSSSSYKKLTTILQLEFTGKHTNVIILDENRIVIEALRHVDEFSSSRVVKVGHKLDEIPKQSFVPKIEIIPNIEEYLYEIYEKREQENLENLKKQKISLIEKKAKKLKMTIDSLPKKEELELESNSLYEKANLILSNLHNLKPYQKSFKVYNYEGNEIEIDLEGKASASKYSNDLFKKAKRAKQKASNISLEKDNLTEKLEFLLRLIQNIKNANSLEDCEFLYPKKEKNQTKTKKSQQCESFFFEGFKIMLGTSERENIYLLENSKASDFWFHLKDRPSCHVIVQNTKKELPDSVINKAATLCAKFSVDYSGVYEVDFTQRRNVKIQSGANVLYNPYTTTVVKI from the coding sequence ATGAAATATTTTTTACTGAAAGAAATAGTAAACTACTTAAAAGAAAATGCCCAAATAATCAAGTCTATTAGAAGAATAGACAACAATTTAATTATAACTGAATTTAATAATAAGAATATTTTATATTTTGATATATCTAAAGGAAATGCAACAATTTTTAAACATAAAAAAATTTTATCTTCAAAAAAAGATTTTAATGCCCCTTTTGATGTGAGTTTACAAAAGAGATTTAGTAATTCAAAAATTGAAAATATTGAACTATATAATGATGATAAAATTTTAAATATAAAAGTTAATTCTTCATCTTCTTATAAAAAATTAACAACAATTTTACAATTAGAGTTTACAGGTAAACATACAAATGTTATTATTTTAGATGAAAATAGAATAGTTATAGAAGCATTACGGCATGTTGATGAATTTTCATCAAGTAGAGTTGTAAAAGTAGGGCATAAATTAGATGAGATACCAAAACAAAGTTTTGTTCCAAAAATTGAGATTATTCCAAACATTGAAGAGTATTTGTATGAAATTTATGAAAAAAGAGAACAAGAAAATCTTGAAAATTTAAAAAAACAAAAAATTTCTTTGATTGAAAAAAAAGCAAAAAAACTAAAAATGACAATTGATTCTTTGCCTAAAAAAGAGGAACTTGAACTTGAGTCAAATAGTTTATATGAAAAAGCAAACTTGATTTTATCAAATTTACATAATTTGAAACCATATCAAAAAAGTTTTAAGGTTTACAATTATGAAGGCAATGAAATAGAAATTGATTTAGAAGGAAAAGCAAGTGCTTCAAAATATTCAAATGATTTGTTTAAAAAAGCAAAAAGAGCAAAACAAAAAGCTTCAAATATCTCTTTAGAAAAAGATAATTTAACTGAAAAACTAGAGTTTTTATTAAGATTAATTCAAAATATAAAAAATGCTAATTCTTTAGAAGATTGTGAATTTTTATATCCAAAAAAAGAGAAAAATCAAACAAAAACAAAAAAATCTCAACAGTGTGAAAGTTTCTTTTTTGAAGGATTTAAGATAATGTTAGGAACAAGTGAAAGGGAAAATATATATCTTTTAGAAAACTCAAAAGCAAGTGATTTTTGGTTTCATTTAAAAGATAGACCTTCATGTCATGTAATTGTTCAAAATACAAAAAAAGAGTTACCTGATTCTGTTATAAATAAAGCAGCAACTTTATGCGCAAAATTTTCTGTTGATTATTCAGGAGTTTATGAAGTTGATTTTACACAAAGAAGAAATGTAAAAATTCAATCGGGTGCAAATGTTTTATATAATCCATATACGACAACGGTTGTTAAAATTTAA
- the rpmI gene encoding 50S ribosomal protein L35, which translates to MPKMKSVSGALKRFKVKKNGSIKRGSAFRSHILTKMTQKRKRNLRGPKTVHSTDAGRILVALCKA; encoded by the coding sequence ATGCCAAAAATGAAAAGTGTTAGTGGCGCTTTAAAAAGATTTAAAGTGAAGAAAAACGGGTCAATCAAAAGAGGTTCTGCTTTCAGAAGCCATATCTTAACTAAAATGACTCAAAAAAGAAAAAGAAATCTACGAGGACCAAAAACTGTACATAGTACAGATGCTGGAAGAATACTTGTAGCATTATGTAAAGCGTAA
- the rplT gene encoding 50S ribosomal protein L20 codes for MPRVKTGVVRRRRHKKVLKAARGFFSGRRKHFRKAKEQLERSLVYAFRDRRQKKRDIRKLWIIRINAACRLNDINYSRFMNGLKLSGLELDRKILADMAMNDSAAFASLVVTAKAALK; via the coding sequence ATGCCTAGAGTTAAAACTGGTGTTGTAAGAAGAAGAAGACATAAAAAAGTATTAAAAGCTGCTAGAGGTTTCTTCAGTGGAAGAAGAAAACACTTTAGAAAAGCTAAAGAACAATTAGAAAGATCTTTAGTTTATGCTTTTAGAGATAGAAGACAGAAAAAAAGAGACATTAGAAAATTATGGATTATAAGAATCAATGCAGCTTGTAGATTAAATGATATTAACTACTCAAGATTCATGAACGGATTAAAATTATCTGGTTTAGAATTAGATAGAAAAATCTTAGCTGATATGGCTATGAATGATTCTGCTGCATTTGCATCATTAGTAGTTACTGCTAAAGCTGCACTAAAATAA
- a CDS encoding phosphatidate cytidylyltransferase — protein MSEIINESSTRIKTGVVLILAMLILGYIDSYFLFWLVFGIMLMISISESKRLYSLKSDSIYVYTALLWFAAFFYPMPIDLIFVVAIGYASQLAYKRTLNQKLFLPLLYPTASFLFLLTLYSEYGVMTLLWLLVIVASTDIGAYFVGRTFGKTKFCETSPNKTIEGVIGGVVFAVVLGSLSSINEINFIGAVLVSIIVSFASVFGDLFESYLKREAGVKDSGSILPGHGGILDRTDGYLFGSIAMLVVLRILI, from the coding sequence ATGTCTGAGATAATAAACGAGAGTTCAACTCGTATAAAAACTGGTGTTGTTTTAATTTTAGCTATGTTGATACTTGGCTATATTGATTCATATTTCTTATTTTGGCTTGTTTTTGGAATTATGTTAATGATTTCAATTTCTGAATCAAAAAGATTATATAGTTTAAAAAGTGATAGTATTTATGTTTATACTGCACTATTATGGTTTGCAGCATTTTTTTACCCAATGCCAATTGATTTAATATTTGTTGTAGCTATTGGTTATGCATCTCAATTAGCTTATAAAAGAACATTAAATCAAAAATTATTTTTACCTCTTTTATATCCAACAGCTTCGTTTTTATTCTTATTAACACTTTATAGTGAATATGGAGTAATGACTCTTTTATGGTTATTAGTAATTGTTGCAAGTACTGATATTGGGGCTTATTTTGTAGGTCGAACTTTTGGAAAAACAAAGTTTTGTGAAACAAGTCCAAATAAAACTATTGAAGGTGTAATTGGTGGAGTTGTTTTTGCTGTTGTTTTAGGAAGTTTATCTTCTATAAATGAGATTAATTTTATCGGGGCAGTTTTAGTTTCAATAATTGTATCTTTTGCCTCTGTATTTGGTGATTTATTTGAAAGCTATCTAAAAAGAGAAGCTGGAGTAAAAGATAGTGGTTCAATCTTACCAGGACATGGTGGAATATTAGATAGAACAGATGGTTATTTATTTGGTTCAATTGCAATGCTTGTTGTTTTAAGGATTTTAATTTGA